Proteins encoded by one window of Akkermansia muciniphila ATCC BAA-835:
- a CDS encoding beta-N-acetylhexosaminidase, producing MKEETRVGRTSGMMNKGCCFRLAAWLALSGLPGAGMAEMLPAEEVLLPAPSACRSDRAAVAHLPLRLAVYAPEKDVPVVEALLNVLNAQGVLSGLSITRDKASADAVCSVEGTPSGTGEGYEARLKRDVEGRGILHLKAAAPQGLFYAWQSMVQILSANRTGEGFSVPVFSLRDDPRFEWRGLMLDVSRHFFTMAEVKRMVDTMSLFKLNRLHLHLTDGPGWRLEIKKYPLLTSMSAWRVPLADGEWNWQEVKLAIQEHDPEATYGGFYTQEQMKEIIDYARSRQVTVVPEIDLPGHSYAAMHAYGDLICDGVDFPVEGKKGRDAVCMGRPETLRFVKDVVDELKAVFPPGSPIHLGHDEVSAEAWKKCRYCQNRLKNLREKDLKALGRDFLQQIADYVRKDGYDAIVWDEAGELEADKHILVMAWRGNGFAAAAARKGHPVILAPCSHFYFDYYQSAASTEPKAVGGLIPLKQVYGYELPELSPEEAARVRGLQANIWTEYLYNMGLVEYMAWPRALALSERAWSDCDPRDYKSFRSRASRALKILEKLAVKYRPMDEED from the coding sequence TTGAAAGAAGAGACCAGGGTGGGCCGTACTTCCGGGATGATGAATAAGGGGTGTTGTTTCCGTCTGGCAGCATGGCTGGCCCTGTCCGGATTACCGGGCGCCGGCATGGCGGAAATGCTGCCGGCCGAGGAGGTGCTGCTCCCCGCGCCTTCCGCATGCAGGTCTGACCGGGCCGCCGTGGCGCATCTCCCGTTGCGGCTGGCGGTCTATGCGCCGGAAAAGGATGTTCCTGTAGTGGAAGCTCTCCTGAATGTGCTCAATGCCCAGGGCGTTTTGTCCGGCCTCTCCATAACCCGTGACAAAGCCTCTGCGGATGCCGTCTGTTCGGTTGAGGGAACCCCCTCGGGGACAGGCGAAGGATATGAGGCCCGCCTGAAGCGTGACGTGGAAGGGAGGGGCATCCTGCATCTGAAAGCGGCGGCGCCCCAGGGCCTTTTCTACGCGTGGCAGAGCATGGTCCAGATTTTAAGCGCCAACCGGACCGGGGAGGGGTTTTCCGTACCCGTTTTTTCCCTCCGGGATGATCCCCGCTTTGAATGGCGGGGCCTGATGCTGGATGTTTCCCGCCACTTCTTTACCATGGCGGAAGTCAAGCGCATGGTTGACACCATGTCCCTGTTCAAGCTTAACCGCCTCCACCTGCACCTGACGGACGGTCCCGGCTGGCGCCTGGAAATTAAAAAATATCCATTGCTTACCTCCATGAGCGCCTGGCGCGTTCCGCTCGCTGACGGAGAATGGAACTGGCAGGAAGTGAAACTCGCCATCCAGGAGCATGACCCGGAAGCTACCTATGGCGGTTTTTACACCCAGGAGCAGATGAAGGAGATTATTGACTATGCGCGCAGCCGCCAGGTTACCGTTGTTCCGGAAATAGACCTTCCCGGCCATTCCTATGCGGCCATGCATGCCTACGGGGATTTGATTTGCGACGGTGTGGATTTTCCCGTGGAGGGGAAAAAAGGACGGGATGCCGTCTGCATGGGGCGCCCGGAAACGCTCCGCTTCGTGAAAGACGTAGTGGATGAACTCAAGGCCGTTTTTCCGCCCGGCTCCCCTATCCATTTGGGCCATGACGAGGTGTCTGCCGAGGCATGGAAAAAATGCCGGTATTGCCAGAACCGTTTAAAGAACCTGAGGGAGAAGGATCTCAAGGCCCTGGGCCGGGATTTCCTGCAGCAGATTGCGGACTACGTGCGGAAGGACGGTTATGACGCCATCGTCTGGGATGAAGCCGGGGAACTGGAGGCGGACAAACACATCCTCGTTATGGCGTGGCGCGGCAACGGCTTTGCTGCGGCGGCAGCCAGGAAAGGGCATCCCGTCATTCTGGCGCCGTGTTCCCACTTCTATTTTGACTATTACCAGTCTGCCGCATCCACGGAGCCGAAAGCCGTCGGGGGCCTTATTCCGCTCAAGCAGGTGTACGGCTATGAATTGCCGGAACTCTCCCCGGAGGAAGCCGCCAGGGTGCGCGGCCTTCAGGCTAACATCTGGACGGAATACCTGTACAATATGGGGCTGGTGGAATACATGGCATGGCCGCGCGCCCTGGCCCTGTCCGAACGCGCCTGGAGCGACTGCGACCCCCGGGACTACAAATCCTTCCGCAGCCGTGCCTCCAGGGCCCTGAAAATCCTGGAAAAACTGGCCGTGAAATACCGCCCCATGGATGAAGAAGACTAG
- a CDS encoding 6-pyruvoyl trahydropterin synthase family protein, with protein sequence MVYRICKSIELENGHLLSKHPGNCKFPHGHTRSVEMVFRAETLDANDMVLDFKAVKQMMGDFLQQFDHSLCVNTEDPNYAAFVAAYGERIIPFDREDPTSEVMARVIFNVARHALEKARENPGEYPVRACVELERVRVWETSSSWAEYGE encoded by the coding sequence ATGGTCTACCGAATTTGCAAATCCATCGAACTGGAAAACGGGCATCTCCTGTCCAAACATCCCGGCAATTGCAAATTCCCGCATGGCCATACGCGCTCCGTGGAAATGGTGTTCCGGGCGGAAACGCTGGATGCCAATGACATGGTGTTGGATTTCAAGGCCGTCAAGCAAATGATGGGGGATTTCCTCCAGCAGTTTGACCACTCCCTGTGCGTGAATACGGAGGACCCCAATTACGCTGCCTTCGTGGCCGCATACGGGGAGCGCATCATTCCCTTCGACCGGGAAGACCCCACCAGCGAGGTGATGGCACGCGTCATTTTCAATGTTGCCCGGCACGCGCTGGAAAAAGCCAGGGAGAACCCCGGCGAATATCCCGTGCGGGCCTGTGTTGAGCTGGAACGCGTGCGCGTGTGGGAAACCAGCAGCTCCTGGGCGGAATATGGGGAATAA
- the nadA gene encoding quinolinate synthase NadA has protein sequence MAPFDLKEEILRLKEKRNAIILAHSYQTGDIQDMADYVGDSLGLAYKAQNTDCDVIAFCGVHFMAETAKILNPDKTVILPDADAGCSLEASCDAGELEAFLKENAHKNYYVVAYVNCSIGVKALADVIVTSGNAVKIVSQAPEDRPILFVPDQNLGAWVSRQLGRPLELWNGACHVHMEFTRDQILALKEKHPGVPVVAHPECTEAVRLLADHICSTEKMIPYCTENPAKSFIIVTESGILHRLRKLVPGKEFIPAPTEQCSCSTCPYMKMNTLEKLYLALRDLSPAVELPKDLRRRAEAPLLRMLEQSQS, from the coding sequence ATGGCACCCTTTGACCTGAAAGAGGAAATCTTACGCCTGAAAGAAAAACGCAACGCCATCATTCTGGCGCACAGCTACCAGACCGGGGATATCCAGGACATGGCCGACTACGTGGGCGATTCCCTGGGGCTGGCCTACAAGGCGCAGAATACGGATTGCGACGTGATCGCCTTCTGCGGCGTCCATTTCATGGCGGAAACCGCCAAAATTCTTAATCCGGACAAAACCGTCATCCTTCCGGATGCTGATGCCGGCTGTTCCCTGGAAGCCTCCTGCGATGCCGGGGAACTGGAAGCCTTCTTAAAGGAAAACGCCCATAAGAATTACTATGTAGTGGCGTATGTGAACTGCTCCATCGGCGTCAAGGCTCTGGCGGACGTAATCGTCACCTCCGGGAATGCCGTAAAAATCGTCTCCCAGGCTCCGGAGGACCGCCCCATCCTGTTCGTCCCGGACCAGAATCTGGGTGCATGGGTAAGCCGCCAGCTTGGCCGCCCCCTGGAACTGTGGAACGGGGCCTGCCACGTGCACATGGAGTTCACGCGGGACCAGATTCTTGCCCTGAAAGAAAAACACCCCGGTGTGCCGGTAGTGGCCCATCCGGAATGCACGGAAGCCGTGCGCCTGCTGGCGGACCATATCTGCTCCACGGAAAAAATGATCCCCTATTGCACGGAAAACCCCGCCAAATCTTTCATCATTGTGACGGAATCCGGCATTCTGCACCGTCTCCGCAAGCTGGTGCCGGGAAAAGAATTCATTCCCGCGCCCACGGAGCAATGCTCCTGCAGCACCTGCCCGTACATGAAAATGAACACGCTGGAAAAACTGTACCTGGCCCTTCGGGACCTTTCTCCCGCCGTGGAACTGCCGAAAGACCTGCGCAGAAGGGCGGAAGCCCCGCTGCTGCGCATGCTGGAGCAATCCCAATCCTGA
- a CDS encoding DUF3313 family protein, translating to MKKHRFLFPASLMALVLLGCMAVVSCSNNFKHVPQTGFITHQVKNKDSHIPFDAYWNADDKKIWNDRVNGVNGKKVLMAVVPVDTVHMDVRPDTAEGFDALRSLAEYFQKSVATSMEKEVAENPHFEMVPPGTKGAYTLELAIISITPTNARAGIFVTALSGIKGGGLVKRFIKKGHIAMAGRLRDESGRIVSEFADYEEDHSSLLGVDTKDFKKYAHHQRTIDEWAREITDVYSSTYGHWTQKRMICLNPF from the coding sequence ATGAAGAAACACCGTTTTTTATTCCCGGCTTCCCTGATGGCCCTTGTGCTGCTTGGCTGCATGGCGGTAGTGTCTTGTTCCAATAATTTCAAACATGTTCCCCAAACAGGATTTATCACTCATCAGGTAAAAAATAAGGATTCCCATATTCCCTTTGACGCGTACTGGAATGCCGATGATAAAAAAATCTGGAATGACCGGGTGAACGGCGTGAATGGGAAAAAAGTCCTGATGGCCGTCGTTCCGGTGGATACAGTGCACATGGATGTGAGGCCGGATACTGCGGAAGGGTTTGATGCCCTGCGCAGCCTGGCGGAATACTTCCAGAAGAGCGTTGCAACCAGCATGGAAAAGGAGGTTGCCGAAAATCCGCATTTTGAAATGGTGCCTCCGGGAACCAAGGGGGCTTATACGCTGGAACTCGCCATCATTTCCATCACTCCCACAAATGCCAGGGCCGGCATCTTTGTCACGGCGCTGAGCGGCATCAAGGGGGGAGGGCTGGTTAAGCGGTTCATCAAGAAAGGGCACATTGCCATGGCGGGACGCCTGAGGGATGAGTCCGGCCGCATCGTCTCCGAATTTGCGGATTATGAGGAAGACCACAGCTCCCTGCTGGGCGTGGACACCAAAGATTTTAAAAAATACGCCCATCATCAGCGCACTATTGACGAATGGGCCCGGGAAATTACGGATGTGTATTCTTCCACCTACGGGCACTGGACGCAGAAGCGCATGATATGCCTGAATCCCTTTTAA
- a CDS encoding SAM-dependent methyltransferase: MIRLSDHIAAAGGWLSLEAFMQLALHHPQEGYYSSSIENIGQRGDFSTTPTLSPILAKAIVAHWKEACSRCGRRLPLLEIGAGSGALAVKILEQLGFWNRLNTDYVIVESSPRLREFQHLLLGGRAKIYSTMEKALKHCGGKAFIFSNELVDAFPARVFEYTEQDWKEVGLVVKNGAVREELRPVRQQPLFSHMLEYGSQPGQRVEIHDSYARWFTSWLPLWNMGVMTVIDYGDEMERLYYRRPRGSLRGYKSHQVLTGEELYRNPGLTDLTCDVNFTDLLELSRNCLGDRVTFMTQRDYLLPHAENTPQDAFLTDEYGAGEHFHVLIQERQRLQPEGTQ; encoded by the coding sequence ATGATACGCCTTTCAGACCACATCGCGGCCGCTGGCGGCTGGCTCTCCCTGGAAGCTTTCATGCAGCTGGCCCTGCACCACCCGCAGGAAGGGTACTACTCCTCTTCCATTGAAAACATCGGTCAACGCGGGGATTTTTCCACCACCCCCACGCTTTCCCCCATCCTCGCAAAAGCCATTGTCGCGCACTGGAAAGAAGCCTGCTCCCGCTGCGGCAGGCGGCTGCCTCTGCTGGAAATAGGCGCCGGCTCCGGTGCCCTGGCCGTTAAAATCCTGGAGCAGCTGGGATTCTGGAACCGCCTGAATACGGATTACGTGATTGTGGAATCTTCCCCACGTCTGCGCGAATTCCAGCACCTTCTGCTGGGAGGCCGCGCTAAAATTTACTCCACCATGGAAAAAGCGCTGAAACACTGCGGAGGCAAGGCCTTTATTTTCTCCAACGAGCTGGTGGATGCCTTCCCGGCGCGCGTATTTGAATACACGGAACAGGACTGGAAAGAAGTGGGGCTTGTCGTGAAAAACGGAGCCGTCCGGGAAGAACTGCGCCCCGTCCGGCAGCAGCCGCTTTTCTCCCATATGCTGGAATACGGCTCCCAGCCGGGGCAGCGGGTGGAAATTCACGACTCCTACGCGCGCTGGTTTACGAGCTGGCTTCCCCTCTGGAACATGGGCGTCATGACGGTCATCGACTACGGGGATGAAATGGAGCGGCTGTACTATCGCCGCCCCCGGGGTTCCCTGCGCGGGTACAAAAGCCACCAGGTGCTGACGGGGGAGGAACTGTACCGTAACCCCGGCCTCACGGATTTGACCTGTGACGTCAATTTTACGGACCTGCTGGAACTATCCCGCAACTGTCTGGGAGACCGGGTCACTTTCATGACCCAGCGGGACTACCTGCTCCCCCATGCGGAAAACACGCCGCAGGATGCCTTTCTAACGGATGAATACGGTGCCGGAGAACACTTCCACGTACTCATTCAGGAACGCCAGCGGCTGCAACCGGAAGGCACCCAGTAA
- the ffh gene encoding signal recognition particle protein produces the protein MFSLLADKLDNTFRRLRGLGKISEKNIADALRDIRLALLEADVEFGVAREFIGRVKERAMGQEVLKSIKPGEQIVKIFRDEIAALLGGDAVGLDLTDPARIMVVGLNGAGKTTTSAKLALRLKNEGRRPLLVACDLVRPAAVDQLATLAEQIGVPVYKPAPGSRDVVAVAREALEWARTQNGTVMIFDTAGRQEVDEALIDELRQLHAFLSPRETLLVADAATGQQAVNVAQTFDRAVNVTGIVLTKLDGDARGGAALSMRSVTGKPIKFSGEGEKLDQFGPFVPGRMADRILGMGDIVGLVEHAAARIDEEQAAKSMDRMMSGQFDFNDFLDQMKMMQNLGPLEGLLGLLPGFGKIKKQLPEGALDPKRMKHMEAIVLSMTAKERSNPNLLNPSRRRRIAAGCGRPLMEVNKLIKNFSEMRKMMSGKGKMGAMMKQMASMKGKGGKMPGLPGMGGGLGGLKGLGGLGGGLGGLFGGRR, from the coding sequence ATGTTTTCACTTTTAGCAGATAAACTGGATAACACGTTCCGGAGGCTGCGCGGCCTGGGCAAAATTTCCGAGAAAAATATTGCAGACGCCCTGCGCGACATCCGGCTGGCTTTGCTGGAGGCGGACGTGGAGTTTGGCGTGGCCCGGGAATTCATCGGCCGCGTGAAGGAACGGGCGATGGGGCAGGAAGTGCTCAAATCCATCAAGCCCGGAGAGCAAATCGTCAAAATTTTCCGTGATGAAATCGCCGCCCTGCTGGGCGGGGACGCCGTGGGGCTGGATCTGACGGACCCTGCCAGAATCATGGTGGTGGGGCTGAACGGCGCCGGCAAGACCACGACCAGCGCGAAGCTGGCCCTCCGCCTGAAGAACGAGGGGCGCCGCCCCCTGCTGGTGGCCTGCGACCTGGTGCGTCCCGCCGCCGTGGACCAGCTGGCGACGCTGGCGGAACAAATAGGAGTGCCCGTTTATAAGCCCGCACCAGGCAGCAGGGACGTGGTGGCCGTGGCGCGCGAGGCTCTGGAATGGGCCCGGACCCAGAACGGAACCGTCATGATTTTTGACACGGCGGGCCGTCAGGAAGTGGATGAAGCCCTGATAGACGAGCTGCGCCAGCTGCACGCCTTCCTTTCGCCGAGGGAAACGCTCCTGGTGGCGGATGCCGCCACGGGACAGCAGGCCGTGAATGTGGCCCAGACCTTTGACCGTGCCGTGAACGTGACGGGCATCGTCCTGACCAAGCTGGACGGCGATGCCCGCGGGGGCGCGGCTCTTTCCATGCGTTCCGTAACGGGCAAGCCCATCAAATTTTCCGGTGAGGGGGAAAAGCTGGATCAGTTCGGCCCCTTCGTCCCCGGCCGCATGGCGGATCGCATTCTGGGCATGGGCGACATTGTCGGGCTGGTGGAGCATGCCGCCGCCCGCATTGACGAAGAGCAGGCTGCCAAATCCATGGACCGCATGATGTCCGGCCAATTTGATTTCAACGACTTTCTGGACCAGATGAAGATGATGCAGAACCTGGGACCGCTGGAAGGACTGCTGGGCCTGCTCCCCGGCTTCGGCAAAATCAAAAAACAGCTTCCGGAAGGCGCCCTGGACCCCAAGCGGATGAAGCACATGGAAGCCATTGTGCTCTCCATGACGGCAAAGGAAAGGAGCAATCCCAACCTGTTGAATCCGTCCCGCCGCCGCCGTATTGCCGCGGGCTGCGGCCGTCCTCTGATGGAGGTGAACAAGCTGATCAAGAATTTTTCCGAAATGCGCAAGATGATGTCCGGCAAGGGCAAAATGGGCGCCATGATGAAGCAGATGGCTTCCATGAAAGGGAAGGGGGGCAAGATGCCCGGCCTTCCCGGCATGGGCGGAGGGTTGGGCGGCCTGAAGGGCCTGGGTGGATTGGGGGGCGGCCTTGGTGGCCTTTTTGGCGGACGCAGGTGA